Genomic segment of Bacteroidota bacterium:
TGAGGCATTGGAAAAAAATTTTGAAAAAAAGACCACCCGGGATGCAGAAAGACATAAGAATAACGACAAATTAGTATAAGCCGGTCCTTTGGCATAATTTTTAAATCTCGGGAGCTATGACTATGAGTGATGGTTGGAAAATAATAAAACATTCTGTATCAGATTTTTTTGAATGCGATGTACTGAAACTCAGCGGCGCCTTAGCTTTTTATACTATATTCTCACTGCCTGGGTTACTCATTATTATTATCTGGTTTAGCGATCTGTTCTATGGCCGAACTGTAATAGAAGGTTCAGTGTATAAACAGATCGAGTCCTTTGTTGGTCATTCAGCCGCCGTCGATATACAGGAAATCATACATAATGCAACCACCTCTACCGGTAGCCAGTTTGCAACGATAGTTGGCCTTATTGCGCTGATCATTGGTGCTACAAGTGTATTTGGAGAAATACAGAGTTCTATCAATCATATCTGGAGAATAAAAGCAAAACCAAGAAAGGGTTTAGGATGGTTGAAGCTGATCATCGACAGGTTACTTTCCTTTTCAATGATCATCACGTTGGGTTTTATATTACTGGTATCCCTCCTTATTAATGCCTCAATGGATTTCTTACTAACTAAGCTGACGGTAAAATACCCTGAGTTAACAGTGGTGCTTGTTTATATTTTGAATATCGTCTTCACCTTTCTTATCACGTCATTTATTTTTGCTGCAATCTTTAAAGTATTACCCGATGCCCGTATTAATTGGAGACATGTATGGGTAGGATCTTTTGTAACAGCTTCTTTATTTATGATCGGCAGGTTTGTTATCAGTTATTACCTCGGGCATAACAGGATGACAACAGCATATGGTGCTGCGGGTTCTGTCATTGTTATTTTAATGTGGGTCTATTATTCCTCCATGATATTGTATTTCGGGGCTGCTTTTACCCATTCTTATGCTAAATACAAAGGCACAATTATTTATCCTAACAACTATGCTGTTCTTGTTAAGCAAATTGAAATAGAATCGGAAAAATCAATACAGGAACATACGGATGAGAAAACAGTGATTGAAGTAAAAGAACCTGAGACATCATAGGTATGGCAAACTGGAAAGCCAAATGGTGTTTATTTAACAGATGAAATCGAAATAAATCTTTATTTCTATCGTTACCTAACCACCACTGTATGACGGCCACCAAATTGATATTTACACTTACACTTCTGCTGACTCTACAATTATGTTTTACCCAACCGGTAAATGATAAATCAACCCGAAAAGAATTAAAGAAAGAAGCCGTTATTAACTCAGAAGAAGATCTGAAAAAATTTGAAGAAGAATGGCGGATGGACTCTATTAAATTGATGAAGGAATGGAAAGATCAATGGCTAAAGGACTCTTTAAAATTTGTAAAACAAGCCGATGAAACAGTTAAACAAATAGAAAAAATATACCAGGAAAAATGGAACCCGGCCGATTCACTAAAATATATCGATGATAAAACGAAAAATCTTTTCAGTACCAACAATACAAAAACACTGGAAGAAGTAATTGCTGTTATCAATAAAAATTTTACAACGCCACTTCATAAAACAAGAGCCGTTTTTTGCTGGATTGCTACAAATATTAATTACGATTGGGATGCCTATACAAGCGGATTAATAAAAACTACATGGGATTATAAAAAAGATGCTTTACAGACATTTGAAGAACGCAAAGGAGTTTGTGATCATTACTCAAGCCTGTTTCAATATATGTCCGAACAATGCGGACTGGAAGCAATAAAAATTTCAGGCTATAGTAAAATATGGCCCGATGCAAAAGTAAATACTTCACGTACTGACCATGCCTGGAATGCTGTAAAAATAAATGGTAACTGGAAACTAATGGATGTAACATGGGCAAGCGAAAAAGATGGAGATATGGAATATTTTTGGTTCGATACGCCACCTGAAAAATTTATTTACAGTCATCTTCCTGAAGACACTACCTGCCAGTTTTTAAAAAATAAAATAACATTGAATGAATATGCGCTGATGCCAATCATCAGCAAATACCTCTTTCTTTCTAAAGCACCTATTACCATTCCCGCTTTGGGTTATTTTGCAAATACTTCCGGAGTATTTCAAGTGGATATAAAAAACAATAGCAAGAAATACAGGATTGAAGTATTAATTACAAAAATGACTGCCAACAATGAAAGACGGTTCACGGGAGATGAAACATGGCAGAAAATTCCTGTCAGTACAGTAAGAGATGCTAAGAAAGATGCTGCCGTGTACCAGACAGTAGTTCCTGGAAAAGGATCATGGTGGATCAAAGTAAACCTGTTTGAAAAATTGAATTATGAATTTTTGCCAGAAATAGAATTTCCCTCCTGCATGATCTTCCAGGTTACGTACCTGTAAAAAATTATTTGTTTTTTCTTCGGTTATCTTAATTAAACTAATTAAAAATTCATTTTCGCCTGTATACCCGGCGGGTTATCTTTGCGCCCTATGGCAAACGATTCGAACAGGTTCCAGGCAATTATTTCCCATGCAAAAGAGTATGGCTTTGTATTTCCCAGCAGTGAAATTTACGACGGCCTGCAGGCCGTTTATGATTATGGTCAATGGGGCAGTGAACTGAAAAAAAATATCAAAGATTATTGGTGGGAAAGTATGACCCGCATGAATGAAAATATTGTAGGTATTGATGCCGCTATTTTTATGCACCCTACTACATGGAAAGCAAGTGGCCACGTTGATAATTTCAACGACCCAATGATCGATAATAAAGACAGCAAGAAAAGATACCGTGTTGATCATTTGATAGAAGGCTTTGCTGAAGAACAAAAAACAGCAGGTAATGAGCAAGTGGCAAATGATGTATTGGCTGCGATGGATACTTTGCTGGCTAAAGATGATTTTGCTGGCTTGAAAAAACTGATCGAGGACAATAAGATCAAATGTGCCATCAGTAAAACTGCTAACTGGACGGATATCCGCCAGTTCAACTTAATGTTCTCAACAGAATTTGGTTCTACTGTTTCAAGTGAAGATGCTGACAATAAAGTGTATCTAAGACCTGAAACCGCACAGGGAATTTTTGTAAACTTTTTAAATGTGCAGAAAACAGGAAGAATGAAAATTCCTTTTGGTATTGCACAAATTGGTAAAGCGTTCCGTAATGAAATTGTAGCTAGACAATTCATCTTCCGCATGAGAGAGTTTGAACAAATGGAAATGCAATTCTTCATTCAGCCCGGCACTCAGAAAAAATGGTATGAGTACTGGAAAGAAGAAAGAATGAAATGGCATTTGGCTTTGGGCTTCGGACAAGAGAATTATCGTTTTCATGATCATATCAAACTGGCACACTATGCAGATGCAGCTTGTGATATTGAATTCAACTTCCCAATTGGCTTTAAAGAACTGGAAGGTATTCACTCAAGAACAGATTTTGATCTGAAACAGCACCAGGAATATAGCAGAAAGAAACAACAGTATTTTGATAATGATATAGATCCTGCTACAGGCAAGCCTTATGGAAATTATATTCCTTATGTAATTGAAACTTCAATTGGTTTAGACAGGATGTTCCTTGCCGTACTCAGTCATTCTTATGAAGAACAGGATCTGAGTACTCCTGAAAAACCAGACAGCAGAGTTGTATTAAAATTCCCAGCTAAACTTGCTCCGATGAAACTTGCTGTATTACCATTGATGAAAAAAGATGGATTACCAGAAATAGCAAGAAAAATCATGGATGATTGCAAAGCTTCGTTCCGTTGTTTCTATGAAGAAAAAGATACAATTGGAAAACGTTACCGCCGGATGGATGCGATTGGTACTCCATTCTGCGTTACTGTAGATCACCAAACAAAAGAAGACAACACTGTTACGATACGTCATCGTGATACAATGCAGCAGGAAAGAATTTCTATTGATAAGATTAAAGAGATTATACTCAAAGCAATAATCTAATTGTGTATGAATAAAAATATTCGTTTATTAAGTCTCTTTTTATTTTTATTTTCCTCTTGCAATTTTTCCAAAGATGATGACGAAAAAACAATAAAGGATTTATTTAACCAATACTCTGCCGCAGTCATTTCCGAAGATTACGAAACGATGTATCAATTCAAATACCCGGAAGTATTTAAGGATTATACTAAAGAACAAATTATTAGTGATTTAAAGGATGGGGTTCATTCTCCTGATTACGATATTATTATAAATTCGATGACCATAGATCCTGGTTACAAAGTAACTATTCATGACTCTAGTAAATATTCACTAATAAATATCAACTCCAAATCCTCTTTAAACTTGAAATCATCTAAAACTGGTGATTCAACTATCCTGTTTAATAAATTTTGTGAGGGATCAAAAAAATATTTCGGTGAAAATAATGTCGAATGCAATAAATCGAAGTTCAAGATTGAAATTAATTCAAAAACTGAAAATTGGTTTATCTATGATAGCAAATCAAAGAAGTGGTATCTCTTATCAAGTACAAATCCAGAGGGCATAGATGCTTTTATTCCAAAAGAAGTGAGACAAGTTTTTGGAAAATAACAAACCACATATCTACACACTTTCCATTTTGACATTATTCTTAGGTCTGATATAATTTATTTTTCCATTTGCTCGATCACTTCTTTCGTTACACCTGTAAAAGAAAATCCCCCATCATGAAATAAATTTTGCATGGTTACCATTCTTGTGAGGTCACTAAAAAGTGTTACAGTATAGTTCGCACAGTCTTCAGCAGAAGCATTTCCTAATGGGCTCATTTTTTCTGCAAAACTTATAAACCCATCAAAGCCTTTTACGCCACTGCCTGCTGTAGTTCTTGTCGGTGATTGTGAGATTGTATTTACCCGTACCTTTTTTCTTACACCATAATTGTAACCAAAACTTCTTGTTACACTTTCCAGTAATGCTTTGGCATCTGCCATTTCATTATAATCAGGAAACACCCTTTGTGCTGCGATATAAGTTAATGCCACCACACTCCCCCACTCGTTCAGTGCATCCAAATCCCATGCAGTACGTAATACACGGTGAAGACTCATTGCAGATATGTCGAGTGTTTTTGTATTCCATTCATAATTGATCTCGGTATAAGATTTCCCTTTGCGAACATTCAGGCTCATGCCGATTGAATGAAGGATAAAATCAATTTTACCACCAAAATGTTCCATTGATTTTTCCATCAGGTTTTTCAGATCATCCATATTGGTTACATCAGCGCCAATGACTGGTGCATTCACAGCTTCAGCCAGTTTGTTTATTTCTCCCATTCTTAATGCAACAGGTGCATTAGTGAGTACCAACTGAGCTCCTGCTTCATGACATTTCAATGCCGTTTTCCAGGCAATGGATTTTTCGTCCAGTGCGCCGAAGATGATCCCTTTCTTTCCCTGTAATAAATTATTTGACATAGCCTTTGTTATTTTTAGAATTGTGGGTAAATGTATGAAGTAATTATTATTTCATTATCTCCTGCGGAAAAAGGCGGCCGATAATAAAAATCATTAAAGTAGTCAGACCGAGTATCATGACAATTGTTGCAAGAAAATAAAGCAAAAGTCTTCCGGGTGATTTGCGTGGGTTGATCAGTTTTTGAAAATAAACATTGAGAAAAAAAGCAGCAGCCAGGAAAGCAATGATAATTAATAGTACCGAGATCCTCATTTCCGGAGTTTTGTCAATTAGAAACCATTTCCCTTGCATTCTCAATTGCAGCAACTGTTGGTTTTTCTCCACTCAGCATTTTTGCAATCGTTGTAATTCTTTCTTCAGTAGTCAGTTTGCGGATATTTGTCTTCACCGCATCCTTTACTATTTCTTTATAAACAAAATAATGAGCATCGGCTTTGCCGGCTATCTGTGGCTGATGGGTAATGCAAATCACTTGCCTGCTGGCTGCAAGGTCTTTCATAATTACACCTACCTGTCTCGCGGCTTCACCTGAAATACCGGTATCAATTTCATCAAATATCATCGTAGGCAAGTCGATCTTTTTTGCTACTAATGACTTTATGCAAAGCATCAAACGGCTCAACTCACCACCGCTGGCTACTTTTCGAATGGGGTGATACTGTCCACTCCGGTTTGCATCAAACAAAAACTCGATACTATCAGTTCCGAATGCATTCAATTCCTGGTCGCTTTTAATTTCAACCTTGATCTTTGCATTTGGCATTCCCACCTGTACCAGCAGTTTATTCACTTTATCTTCTAAAGGCTTTGCTTGTTTTTTACGACCATCAGATATTTTCTGTGCATTTTCGGAAAGGGTTTGCTTTGTTTTTGAAAGAATTTTCTCTTTCTGCTGAATTGTTTCATCGATGTTCAACACGGCCTGCAATTTACTCTCCAGTTCATTCCTGATCTGCAATAACTCCGCAGTCGTTTTCACTCCATGTTTCTTCAGTAACTTATATCCTAATGATAAACGTTCATTTAACTGCTCAATTCTTTCCGGGCTATAATTGATATGATTGCTGATCCCGTCAATTTCATCCGCAACATCCTGCAGTTCTATTTGTGTTGATTGCAGCCGTTGAATCAATTCTGGCAACCGGGCATGATAAGAAGAATAATTCTGTAACTGGTTTACCAATATTTTTAATTGCTGAACAACCGGGCTCTCTCCTTCTTGTAACTCCTGGTATACTTTACCAAGAACCGATTTGATTCCTTCAGCATTACTCAGCAATTTCAATTCAGCTTCCGTTTCTTCCAGTTCATTTTCCCTGAATGCTGCCTCATCTAGTTCATTAAACTGAAATTTATTGTAGTCAGATTCTTTATCGAATTGCAATTTTTGTTGTTTGAGATCATCACATTCCCGTTGCAGCGTTTTCCATTGATTAAAAAGTTTACTGTATTCACTTAACAAGTCAGCATGTCCTGCTAACGCATCCAGGACCTCACGTTGAAAATGGCTTTCCCCTAATTCCAGTGTATCAAACTGCTGGTGCAGATCGACAAGTAAGGAGCTTAACTCATTTAATTGATTTAATGTTACAGGTGTATCATTTATAAAAGCACGGGATTTTCCGGTAGCTGCTATCTCTCTTCTTATTACCAGCTCATCAGTAATATCAAAATCATTTTGCTCAAGAAATTGTTTGATCTCTTTTTTACCATGAGCATCAAACAAACCTTCGATCACAGATTTCTTTGTTTTATTTACCAGCACAGAACTATCTGCTCTTTCGCCTAGTATCAGACCCAAAGCTCCAAGGATAATCGATTTACCGGCGCCGGTTTCACCAGTAAGAATATTCAGTTTGCCTGAAAAATCTATTTCCAGTTCATCGATGATAGCATAATTCTGTATCGTTAATTTCTGAAGCATGTGATGCAGCAAATTAGCGAATTTTCATCCAGCCTAAGAGAAGGTTCAGTTTTTTTTAATGATGAGAAATAAAAACCCCTGACATTAAATGTCAGGGGAAAATAAAAAAGAAAATTTCATAGTACCCATTTTAGAAATGGGGGAATATTATTTTATTTCTACTGAGGCGTGTAGGTCCCCATCAACAAGGATACGGCCGCAGTTTTCACAGATAATAATTTTTTTACGCTGACGAATTTCGCTTTGCTTTTGAGGAGGAATAGAATTGAAACATCCGCCGCAGGCATCACGTTCTACTGCTACAACAGCTAATCCGTTGCGGTAACTTGTTCTGATCTTTGTATAACTGGTCATCAGGCGTGGCTCAACATGCTCTTTTGCTTCGGCAGCCAGTTTATTAAAATGCTTCTCATCTTTCTCGTTATGAGCAATGATCTTTTCCAGCTCCCCTTTTTTGTTCGTCAATACATTTTCTTTACTGGCAATTCCTTTGTTTGCTTTTTCTAAAGTTTCAGCTTTTTCCGCAATTTCTTCGCTTGCATCTTTAATATGTTTTTCGCAAAGCTTCACTTCGAGCTGCTGCATTTCAATTTCTTTATTGATCGCTTCAAACTCACGGTTATTCTTTACATTCTCACTTTGCTTTTCGTATTTCTTTATCAACGCCTGGGCTTCTTTAATTGCTTCTTTTTTCTTTTCAATAAACTCGTTCACACCGTTAACCTCTTCTTCAATTCTCACCTTACGGGCATGCAATCCCTGGATCTCATCTTCGAGGTCATTCACCTCCATCGGCAATTCACCTTTCAGGATATGAATTTCATCCAGCTTGCTTTCAATTTTTTGCAGGTAAAGAAGTGAACTTAATTTTTCTTCAACGGAAAATTCTTTTACGTGTGCCATTATGATTGTTTATAGTTTGAAATTTCTGAAAGTCATGAGTCATATGTGTCATTTAAAATCCTTATACATTTGACTTACCTGACCGTTTAAAAATACCTCACAGGGTTGGTTATCACTGCTGTTTTAAGGACGGCAAAAGTAGGGAATTTTTGCTCCAAAACCTCTTTTAAAAGGTCGATGGTGAACTGCTCGCTTTCGTAATGGCCGATATCGGCAATAACCATGTGGCCATTGGCATCAAAGAATTCATGATACTTCATATCAGCAGTAATATAAAAGTCTGCGCCTGCGCTAATTGCAGCCCCAATCAAAAAACTGCCTGCGCCGCCACAAAGGGCCACCTTTTTAACAGTCTTATCCCTCAGTTCGGTATGCCTGATAACCGGCGTCTTGAACGTTTTTTTTACCAGTTCCAGGAAACTTATCTCATCTATGGGATTTTCCAGTTCACCAACTATGCCGTTGCCTATTCCCTGGTGCGAGTTTGCAAGATTAACAATATCATACGCCACCTCTTCGTAAGGATGCGCTGATTTCATGGCTGCAATGATCCTGTTTTCAAGAAAGCCCGGAAATATTACTTCGATTTTAATCTCTTTTTCATGGTGACGTTCGCCTCGCTTGCCAACAAATGGATCAGTGTTGTCACCAGCTTTGAATGTGCCTGTACCCTCCGCATTAAAACTGCATTCAGAGTAATTGCCAATATTTCCCCCTCCAGCTTCAAATATTGCATTTCTCACCTGGTCAGCCTGGGCTGAAGGAACAAAAGTGAAAAGCTTTTTTAGTGTATTAATCTTAGGAGCCAGTACAGTACAATTCTTCACACCTAGCAGTTGCGCCATTTTCCCATTTACACCACTTAATACATTATCAAGATTAGTATGTATGGCATAAATAGCAATGTCATTTTTAATAGCAGCAATTATCGCTTTCTCCACATAATTCTTCCCGTTTATCTTTTTTAAACCTGAGAAGATGATAGGGTGATGTGCTATAATAAGATTGGCATTTTTTGTGATGGCTTCATTTACCACATCTTCTGTAGCATCAAGAGAAATAACAATTCCGTTACAATCCCAAGCCGGGTTGCCCGTTATTAGTCCTGCATTATCATAGGGTTCCTGCAAGACCGGATGGGCAAGAGATTCAAGAAAAGAAGTGATCTCGGCGATTTTCATGCGGGGAAGTTAAGATGGATAGCTTTAAAAAGTTCATAAATCAAACTTTGCGGAATGAAAATCTTTTGTAACTTTTGCTCCCCTTTCCTGCCCCTCATGATCACTCATGGTTTTATTATTCATTTAAAACTCCTGCTATGTTAAAAAGAACTTATGGTCGCCTGCTGCTGACCTTGCTGGTTATTTCAGGGCTTGCTGGTACGCTCCGGAACACTTCGCTTTCAAAAAAAGAAAGAAAATATGCGACTACCCTGATGAAAGATCATAAGACAAGCCTGATGCAATCAGTAAAAGGTTTGTCAGATGCCCAATTAAATTTCAAGCCTTCCGCTGAATCCTGGTCAGTAAAAGAATGTATGTATCATATTGCAATTACAGAAAAAGGAATATGGGATATGATGGAAGCCGCCATGAAAGGCCAGGCTACTCCCGATAAAAGATCTGAGGTAAAAATGACTGATGAACAGGTAGTGGCCACAGTAGAAAGCCGCGAAAAGAAAGTAAAAACATTCCCGCCATTGGAGCCGCAGAACACCCCTTATAAATCAATGGAAGAAGCCATGAATGCATTTAAGGAAATGCGTGCCGAACATATAAAGTATGTAAAAACGACAACAGAAGATTTGAGAAACCACATGGTTCAAATGCCATTTGGAACTGTTGATTGTTACCAGATGGCACTATTTATGACTGCACATACAGAAAGACACAGAAAGCAAATGGAAGAAGTAAAAGCCAATCCGAATTTTCCTAAATAAGATCAATAAACATATTTTAAAAAAATCCCGCAGCGCTGCGGGATTTTTTATTATCAGAATCCTTTTAGCGGAGGCGCTGCAAATATTTTTTCGAGAAAGATCATTTTGCCATCTTTTGTCATTCCTTCCACTATCACTTTAAATCGTTTACTATTATCATTATTATAAAACCGGATCGGTACAACAGGGTTGATGGTGCGTAAATAGATATCCGGTTTCCAAAGCAGTGTTATACGATTGTCATTTTGCATTTTCAATGAATCAATACTGTAATTGGGAGAATAAAATTCACGGATAAATGAAAAACCGCTGTACTCAAACACATCAGAAGATGAAGGCATATCCTTAAAAAGGTCAGAACCCTTTTTTGTGTAAATAGATAATACACCTCCCGGTGCATTGCCGCTAACACCAACAAACGAATTGTAGATTTTTACCATTGCAATTTCAGTTATCGGAATAACAGAAACAAAGGCGATATCTGTTTGCATTTCATTTAAAAATATTGTCATGGGAATTGGCCCGCTTGCACTCATCGTAACTGCCTGCCGGTAATAAATAGTGTAATCAAACCCGTCTTTTGCAACAGTAACTCCGGGTATCCTTGCTTCAATATATTCGAATATGGAAGAATAACCAAAGACATCATCTGCATTTAAAAGATCAAGCGTTTTCATGGCATTACCGGAAAACATACCGTTGGTATATTTTTCATCCATTAGTTCTAAAGGGCTTTTCTTACGGGCACTTACAATCACTTCTTCCAGTGTATTATCAAACACTGAAAGACTTTCGTGGGCATTTTTCAATCTTCCGTCTATAACAGATGCCAAAGCATGAGGAGAAATTGAAGGAAATAAACTCGTATTGATCTTAGCAAGCGAATAGGATTTTGAAAGACTATCTGAATTATTAATTATATCGATCCATTTACTTTTTTTGCCCCTGATATCACTGAAAAGAATTCTTGAACGTCCATAGAAGATCAATGAGTCGAGTTTATAATTTCCTTTTGCATCTGTTTTTATCATCCGGCTGGTATTGCTTGCATTCTTGGGAGTTTTAATTAACACAACAAGTTCCTTATCAGGCACCGGTTTTTTAGAATCTCTTTCATTGATCTGTCCTTTCAAAGAAATATATTTCGGGTCGATGTAAGTAACCGGTGAAGCTTTACCAGCTAACAGATCAACCCATTTAAACCTGCGCCAGCCATTGGTCATCATCACAAGGTCCAAAGCTGTTTTTACCGAATCATTATCAGTAGAAAAATAATAAACCGGGTTATGAATATATCCTTTCAGATCGCTGATAAGAAGCAAATTTGAAATGATACTTTCTGTTCTCAGTTCATTTGCACTCAGGTCAGGATCGGTTATTGACAATGAAAAACTCCCGATGATGGTATCCCTGATCGACAATGTAATCTGATTGAGAGCTTTCTTATTAAAGTTTAATGTATCGGGTTTTAAATCTCCTTTGAGTAAATATTCTTTGTTATCTACAAACCATAGCCTTTCTGCCAATGGAATACCATTGATATTAAAAACGGTTACTTGTAAAATGCCAGAATATAGTTTGTCCAAATTAATTACCCCTGTTACCCAATCTTCTTTTGAATTGAACTGTTTTTCAAAAACTACACGATGGCCCATTTGACCAATCATGTATGAAGCGGCAAATGCAGTTTCATCTTTGCGATGTTTTATTGAATAATAAATTCCTTGCGGGTCAGGCATCAGGCTGAAGGCAATTCCTTTTTCAACAGCTTGGGGCAACTGAAATTTTTCTGAGCTAGCATCGCCAGTCAATTGAGCATAATATGAAACTCCTTGCTTTGATTCTATTTCAAATAGCCCCATTCCGTCATGATAACTTTCAAAAGATAAGATCGAATCACCATTCTGATCTCTGATAACGCCAACTCCATTTACAGGTACACCGGACTTATTAGTTATTTTAAATGCCACAGCACCCGAGAATCCGTTGACAAGATTTCCACCCTCCGGAAAAAATTCTATCCGCAATGTTTTATCTTCCGCAACCGCTGGCATTTTTCCTTTACCAACAACCCTGATCTTTTTTGAGTATAAAAACTCATGATCATGATTAAGCATAGTTGGTGAGTAAGCCCTGATAAAATAATTACCGGATGTGGCCGTAACGGGTATATCAATATCACCAAAAGCATCCCCATCTATTACCGGCAATATAGCCCGATTGACCAGTTGCTGGTTTTGATCATATAATTCTGCATATACAACCGAACTGATTGAATCCGGAATATATTCTGCATATAAATAGGCTTTAAACCATACTGTTTCGCCAGCCAGGTATTCTTCCCTGTCCGTATGCAAATAAACTTTTTCAATCGGGGACCTGGCAGACCATCTATTTAATGCTTGGGACGGGGTCTGACCAGCTAATAAATGTGTAAACCCTAAAGTGACAATGGCTATAAAAATTCCTCTCATCTTTAAAAATTGGCCTAAACTAATGAATTTTCAGTCTTAAGCTTCTGTTTTGAGTTCTAAACTTTTCAAAATCAATGCAAAATTTTGTACCCGGTTTGGCGTTATAATAGCCTTATCGTGTTGTATAAACGGTCTTGAAGCTGTATTTTGTGTAACTTATGAAACGACTTTTACCATTAATCACCTTTTTTGTTTTTACCCTATCCTGTAAAAAAGCCAAGGAGAATATTTACCAGGACCTTGTAATAAAGGCAATGACCGATGGTCAATGGTCAATTACCAGTTTTTCACTCAACGGAACGAATATCACATCAGATTTTAATGGTTATAAATTTCAATACTACAGTAACAAAACTGTGGATGCTATAAAAAATGGCATTGTGGAAAAAACCGGGACCTGGGATGGCAATGCCAGTACCATGACCACTTCGGCCAATTTTCCTTCTGCTGTAAATCCATTGCAATTGATAAATGGCAATTGGAACATTACAAATAATAGCTGGACCTATGTTGTAGCCACGCAAACTGTTGGCTCAGATGTAAAGAATATGCGGCTTGAAAAGCTGTAATCTTCTGTTTTTCCATACCCCCTATGAATTAAACAACCTGTTGCAGGTTTTGTCAAACTCCTCTTATGACCAATATGCGGGATGATTTTTGATAATACTTAATAGCAACAAGGAAATTTTTGAACCCTTGGGAAAATATTTAATTCATATACACCAGAAAACTGCGGGAATATTATTCCACCTTTTACTATTTACCATTATTGGTTTTGGGCAGACCTCGCCTGTCGCAAATTTTTCAGCTACACCAAGATCAGGTTGTTCCCCATTAATTGTTTCATTCCAGGATTTATCAACCGGCAACCCGACTTCCTGGAACTGGGATTTTGGAAACGGACAATTATCCACTCTCCGAAATCCTATAGTGAATTATTCCATACCTGGAACATATACTGTGAGACTCGTCGTGAGAAATTCAGCTGGAATTGATGAAGAGATT
This window contains:
- a CDS encoding DinB family protein translates to MLKRTYGRLLLTLLVISGLAGTLRNTSLSKKERKYATTLMKDHKTSLMQSVKGLSDAQLNFKPSAESWSVKECMYHIAITEKGIWDMMEAAMKGQATPDKRSEVKMTDEQVVATVESREKKVKTFPPLEPQNTPYKSMEEAMNAFKEMRAEHIKYVKTTTEDLRNHMVQMPFGTVDCYQMALFMTAHTERHRKQMEEVKANPNFPK